A genome region from Sander vitreus isolate 19-12246 chromosome 21, sanVit1, whole genome shotgun sequence includes the following:
- the LOC144535878 gene encoding zinc finger protein 518A isoform X1, whose product MPKQKLSVSPVGPPPSHPFDILFFLVFFFHNICRFTTMEEDLTIPHDPAKNCNISVIGEEKVKDFVYKHFREVTDGSPFNNAEESSIKEHGSSITKDKQTHNKSHCKIQQGAVFSGKILSFGCSVCKDDSTYSPNDLFKHFRAAHNGTLPTYPCDLCGFFTNEFPALQRHRIEHRNTLVTCELCNNDVQYSLLLLTRHYIMCHSLNGQFNCDWCEFTTVDAGTFVQHIHHHNESHWKCSKCRHISLNEEDHQKHMKAHSGTFLFTCQICGYGASRGEYLKQHTAAVHKEEVERRNAWKAIDDSSFSANSSASLKLLLKKSGESQEAQRISKLNCLSGSLPNQNGRLMKTEISFEETHHFVDGTVAKKENKNWSKSSHNTENSMPVVLQEYDNSASSDATSHTNPNGLTVLMVKNKISLPPNCTTKVMGFKMVDGKKHLVLKVIPTAKQDSSTQNHTFVEDVGSSAPNPVLEKSKVSHENGECSHSKNLASHCSALSPKSGSCTQMTQDDIMAVKVKLEEEETSVCNLDSTPPRDDVGEKTNPLLGRSSTCADTLYPMTNEIAHGDDQSHPSQTTWSQRSKFDKNSVSATFNSDATCHSGSQISNTSMCAGKVTAQDTLHSKQVSKDTIENCGAADELLMTDTVTDKLIDEHKGNSSFNTIENDDQSSQSTQKNPDQVKTDIEHKNKQNLKKLSTNPAPPSESSLSTSGSRRESAMGAENCTQNSPNQEVFTFHNYSKETFGTSPNTTQNFDNMSEHSVDKESVCESSQFSLTLAESPEPFTESGNGEDSNQEKVSYSDIEIDACITSVDDPATEDENPESVLQDFNIIKIEEESIPISNKRSETKTGSTSLGSFVEEHSDAIINQQLHKERVGSSSASNDSSKQTKTTLRILQLPEGKQSVVLRTTENQFAMPVQLKATPGFKLITNSGNPQINVSYMKSGLERSSNPTGVTLTPNSRRMGVSAPKAGAAEKGTTLLSAVQPGVGTTSNHYLINSQGFKGPVLFSSTPHNAPTDKTAKTQPTCYLVQRSVPFVQTPSAPGLSLANTQLPLNSRPVLAVPVSSADKPSTLQTGRQAFLLRYISPPKSGLKLNNQDTKTGTQCSRTSEGTGNKVIFKIVTPTGSLLTSGAPTSSSQPLFLATRPQTQCFLVSSNKTNANSSNGVKKLITIQNTAQKDVKESCISPSQMNVKVQSCEAEKPILAPRPIRPPSQRKRRRKPLFDELPSTVHKARRLSNKVLTEKETTVLWKPVAKEVERTLRLAPFSSLQQVKCPRRYQPVVVLNHPDADIPEVANVMKVVNRYKGAVTKVSLSQKTIQALSELGTLWKNSSTKGASSHSDDPRPRPVRSSVRERFLLKLKLRKKSKKKYEVVKKLSGCSQEPVVFDCWFCGRLFNSQEDWIGHGQRHLMEATRDWNKLF is encoded by the coding sequence ATATCTGTAGATTTACAACTATGGAAGAAGACCTCACAATACCTCATGATCCTGCCAAAAACTGCAACATATCAGTAATAGGGGAAGAGAAGGTAAAAGACTTTGTGTATAAGCATTTCAGAGAAGTGACGGATGGGTCACCCTTCAATAATGCTGAAGAATCCTCCATTAAAGAACATGGGAGTTCCATCACGAAAGATAAACAAACTCACAATAAATCCCATTGTAAAATTCAGCAGGGGGCCGTTTTCTCTGGAAAGATTCTGAGTTTTGGATGCTCTGTGTGTAAAGATGATTCCACATATAGCCCCAATGATCTCTTCAAACATTTTCGAGCGGCCCATAATGGAACCCTTCCTACATACCCTTGTGACCTGTGCGGTTTTTTCACAAACGAGTTCCCTGCTCTTCAACGTCATCGGATTGAGCACAGGAATACTCTGGTTACATGTGAGCTCTGCAACAATGATGTTCAGTACTCCCTGCTTCTGCTTACCAGACACTACATCATGTGTCACAGTCTAAATGGACAGTTTAACTGTGACTGGTGTGAGTTTACAACTGTGGATGCAGGAACATTCGTCCAGCACATCCATCATCATAATGAGAGTCATTGGAAGTGCTCAAAATGCAGACATATCAGCTTGAACGAAGAAGATCACCAGAAGCATATGAAAGCTCACTCGGGAACATTCCTTTTCACTTGTCAGATCTGTGGATATGGTGCATCAAGAGGCGAGTATCTTAAACAACACACGGCAGCTGTTCACAAAGAGGAGGTTGAGAGAAGGAATGCATGGAAGGCTATAGATGACAGCAGCTTTTCAGCAAATTCATCTGCAAGCCTCAAACTTTTGCTGAAAAAGAGTGGTGAATCACAGGAGGCTCAGAGGATATCAAAACTGAACTGTCTTTCTGGGAGTTTACCAAACCAAAATGGCAGACTAATGAAAACGGAGATATCGTTCGAGGAGACCCACCACTTTGTGGATGGGACTGTtgcaaaaaaggaaaacaaaaattgGAGCAAAAGCTCTCATAATACAGAGAACTCAATGCCAGTAGTGTTACAGGAATATGACAACTCTGCAAGTTCTGATGCTACAAGTCACACCAATCCTAATGGACTGACTGTTTTGATGGTTAAGAACAAAATCTCTCTTCCCCCCAACTGTACAACCAAAGTGATGGGATTCAAGATGGTTGATGGCAAAAAACATTTAGTTCTCAAAGTAATACCAACAGCAAAGCAAGATTCATCCACTCAAAACCATACATTTGTTGAAGATGTGGGATCCTCGGCACCAAATCCTGTGTTGGAAAAAAGTAAAGTCTCTCATGAGAATGGGGAATGCTCACATAGCAAGAACTTAGCATCACATTGTTCTGCTCTTTCACCAAAAAGTGGATCTTGCACACAGATGACTCAAGACGATATTATGGCAGTAAAAGTGAAGCTTGAGGAGGAAGAAACCTCTGTTTGCAACCTTGATTCCACCCCACCTCGAGACGATGTTGGCGAGAAAACTAATCCTTTACTAGGTAGGTCTTCGACTTGTGCGGATACGCTATATCCCATGACAAATGAGATTGCTCATGGGGATGACCAGAGTCACCCAAGTCAAACAACCTGGTCCCAGAGAAGTAAGTTTGATAAGAACTCTGTCTCTGCAACATTTAACTCTGATGCAACCTGCCATAGTGGTTCTCAAATCAGTAATACTTCAATGTGTGCTGGTAAGGTCACTGCTCAGGACACATTGCATTCCAAACAAGTCTCCAAAGACACTATTGAAAACTGTGGGGCTGCAGATGAGTTATTGATGACTGATACAGTAACTGACAAACTCATTGACGAACACAAAGGGAACTCCTCCTTTAACACTATAGAAAATGATGACCAATCTTCTCAGAGTACTCAAAAAAACCCAGATCAGGTTAAAACTGATATTGAAcataaaaacaagcaaaatttaaaaaagctttcaACTAATCCAGCACCTCCATCAGAGTCATCCCTATCCACTTCAGGTAGCCGCAGAGAAAGTGCCATGGgagcagaaaactgcacacaAAATTCACCCAACCAAGAAGTATTTACTTTTCACAATTATTCCAAGGAAACATTTGGCACCTCCCCTAACACTACCCAAAACTTTGATAATATGTCTGAACATTCAGtagacaaagaaagtgtttgtgAATCATCCCAGTTTAGCTTGACATTGGCAGAGTCTCCAGAACCATTCACGGAAAGTGGCAATGGAGAAGACTCGAATCAAGAAAAGGTGTCGTATAGTGACATTGAGATTGATGCGTGCATCACTAGTGTTGATGATCCTGCCACTGAGGATGAGAATCCTGAGTCAGTGCTCCAAGACTTTAATATTATCAAAATTGAGGAGGAGAGCATTCCTATATCTAACAAACGGTCAgaaacaaagactggttcaacTTCTTTGGGCAGTTTTGTGGAGGAACATTCAGATGCAATCATTAATCAACAACTTCATAAGGAAAGAGTTGGATCTTCAAGTGCAAGTAATGAttcttcaaaacaaacaaaaacaactctACGAATTCTTCAATTGCCAGAGGGAAAGCAGTCGGTAGTCCTGAGAACTACTGAGAATCAATTTGCCATGCCGGTTCAGCTCAAGGCCACTCCAGGTTTTAAACTGATAACCAATTCTGGAAATCCTCAGATCAATGTATCTTATATGAAGTCAGGGTTAGAAAGATCAAGTAACCCTACTGGAGTAACCCTTACTCCAAACAGCAGGAGGATGGGTGTATCTGCACCAAAGGCAGGGGCTGCTGAAAAAGGGACAACACTTCTCTCTGCTGTTCAACCAGGTGTTGGCACCACCTCAAATCACTACCTTATCAACAGCCAAGGTTTTAAGGGTCCTGTACTCTTCTCAAGCACACCACATAATGCACCTACAGACAAAACGGCAAAGACACAGCCAACTTGCTATTTGGTACAGCGGTCTGTTCCATTTGTTCAAACCCCCAGTGCTCCTGGCCTCAGTCTGGCAAATACACAACTCCCACTGAACTCACGGCCAGTTCTGGCCGTGCCTGTGAGCTCTGCAGACAAACCCAGCACCCTGCAGACTGGTCGCCAGGCATTCTTGCTCCGATACATATCTCCACCCAAATCAGGCTTGAAATTGAACAACCAAGACACAAAGACTGGGACTCAGTGTAGCCGAACCAGTGAAGGTACTGGGAacaaagtcatttttaaaattgtCACTCCTACTGGTAGCCTTCTTACAAGTGGTGCTCCCACCTCAAGCAGTCAACCTTTGTTTTTGGCCACCAGACCTCAAACCCAGTGTTTTCTGGTGTCATCAAACAAAACTAATGCAAATTCCTCCAATGGAGTAAAGAAATTGATCACCATACAAAATACTGCACAGAAAGATGTCAAGGAATCTTGCATTTCACCATCTCAGATGAATGTCAAGGTACAATCGTGTGAAGCAGAGAAACCCATCCTAGCCCCAAGGCCGATTCGGCCTCCAAGCCAAAGGAAAAGGCGCAGGAAACCATTATTTGACGAGCTTCCATCGACGGTGCATAAAGCTAGAAGACTCTCAAATAAAGTACTGACTGAGAAAGAGACTACTGTGTTATGGAAGCCTGTAGCCAAAGAAGTTGAAAGAACACTAAGGCTTGCCCCATTCAGTTCTCTACAGCAGGTCAAATGCCCTCGTAGATACCAACCTGTAGTGGTGCTCAATCATCCAGATGCTGACATTCCCGAAGTGGCCAATGTCATGAAGGTAGTTAACCGGTACAAAGGTGCTGTTACTAAGGTTTCTCTATCTCAGAAAACTATCCAAGCTCTCTCTGAGCTCGGTACTCTATGGAAGAATTCCTCGACCAAAGGTGCATCGTCTCACAGCGATGATCCAAGACCCCGGCCAGTTCGGAGTTCTGTCCGAGAGCGATTCCTCCTGAAACTGAAGTTgaggaaaaaaagcaaaaaaaagtatGAGGTGGTGAAAAAACTGTCAGGTTGCAGTCAAGAGCCTGTGGTGTTTGACTGCTGGTTTTGTGGTCGGCTCTTCAACAGCCAAGAAGATTGGATTGGCCATGGACAGCGACACCTCATGGAGGCAACTAGAGACTGGAATAAACTGTTCTGA
- the LOC144535878 gene encoding zinc finger protein 518A isoform X2 produces the protein MEEDLTIPHDPAKNCNISVIGEEKVKDFVYKHFREVTDGSPFNNAEESSIKEHGSSITKDKQTHNKSHCKIQQGAVFSGKILSFGCSVCKDDSTYSPNDLFKHFRAAHNGTLPTYPCDLCGFFTNEFPALQRHRIEHRNTLVTCELCNNDVQYSLLLLTRHYIMCHSLNGQFNCDWCEFTTVDAGTFVQHIHHHNESHWKCSKCRHISLNEEDHQKHMKAHSGTFLFTCQICGYGASRGEYLKQHTAAVHKEEVERRNAWKAIDDSSFSANSSASLKLLLKKSGESQEAQRISKLNCLSGSLPNQNGRLMKTEISFEETHHFVDGTVAKKENKNWSKSSHNTENSMPVVLQEYDNSASSDATSHTNPNGLTVLMVKNKISLPPNCTTKVMGFKMVDGKKHLVLKVIPTAKQDSSTQNHTFVEDVGSSAPNPVLEKSKVSHENGECSHSKNLASHCSALSPKSGSCTQMTQDDIMAVKVKLEEEETSVCNLDSTPPRDDVGEKTNPLLGRSSTCADTLYPMTNEIAHGDDQSHPSQTTWSQRSKFDKNSVSATFNSDATCHSGSQISNTSMCAGKVTAQDTLHSKQVSKDTIENCGAADELLMTDTVTDKLIDEHKGNSSFNTIENDDQSSQSTQKNPDQVKTDIEHKNKQNLKKLSTNPAPPSESSLSTSGSRRESAMGAENCTQNSPNQEVFTFHNYSKETFGTSPNTTQNFDNMSEHSVDKESVCESSQFSLTLAESPEPFTESGNGEDSNQEKVSYSDIEIDACITSVDDPATEDENPESVLQDFNIIKIEEESIPISNKRSETKTGSTSLGSFVEEHSDAIINQQLHKERVGSSSASNDSSKQTKTTLRILQLPEGKQSVVLRTTENQFAMPVQLKATPGFKLITNSGNPQINVSYMKSGLERSSNPTGVTLTPNSRRMGVSAPKAGAAEKGTTLLSAVQPGVGTTSNHYLINSQGFKGPVLFSSTPHNAPTDKTAKTQPTCYLVQRSVPFVQTPSAPGLSLANTQLPLNSRPVLAVPVSSADKPSTLQTGRQAFLLRYISPPKSGLKLNNQDTKTGTQCSRTSEGTGNKVIFKIVTPTGSLLTSGAPTSSSQPLFLATRPQTQCFLVSSNKTNANSSNGVKKLITIQNTAQKDVKESCISPSQMNVKVQSCEAEKPILAPRPIRPPSQRKRRRKPLFDELPSTVHKARRLSNKVLTEKETTVLWKPVAKEVERTLRLAPFSSLQQVKCPRRYQPVVVLNHPDADIPEVANVMKVVNRYKGAVTKVSLSQKTIQALSELGTLWKNSSTKGASSHSDDPRPRPVRSSVRERFLLKLKLRKKSKKKYEVVKKLSGCSQEPVVFDCWFCGRLFNSQEDWIGHGQRHLMEATRDWNKLF, from the coding sequence ATGGAAGAAGACCTCACAATACCTCATGATCCTGCCAAAAACTGCAACATATCAGTAATAGGGGAAGAGAAGGTAAAAGACTTTGTGTATAAGCATTTCAGAGAAGTGACGGATGGGTCACCCTTCAATAATGCTGAAGAATCCTCCATTAAAGAACATGGGAGTTCCATCACGAAAGATAAACAAACTCACAATAAATCCCATTGTAAAATTCAGCAGGGGGCCGTTTTCTCTGGAAAGATTCTGAGTTTTGGATGCTCTGTGTGTAAAGATGATTCCACATATAGCCCCAATGATCTCTTCAAACATTTTCGAGCGGCCCATAATGGAACCCTTCCTACATACCCTTGTGACCTGTGCGGTTTTTTCACAAACGAGTTCCCTGCTCTTCAACGTCATCGGATTGAGCACAGGAATACTCTGGTTACATGTGAGCTCTGCAACAATGATGTTCAGTACTCCCTGCTTCTGCTTACCAGACACTACATCATGTGTCACAGTCTAAATGGACAGTTTAACTGTGACTGGTGTGAGTTTACAACTGTGGATGCAGGAACATTCGTCCAGCACATCCATCATCATAATGAGAGTCATTGGAAGTGCTCAAAATGCAGACATATCAGCTTGAACGAAGAAGATCACCAGAAGCATATGAAAGCTCACTCGGGAACATTCCTTTTCACTTGTCAGATCTGTGGATATGGTGCATCAAGAGGCGAGTATCTTAAACAACACACGGCAGCTGTTCACAAAGAGGAGGTTGAGAGAAGGAATGCATGGAAGGCTATAGATGACAGCAGCTTTTCAGCAAATTCATCTGCAAGCCTCAAACTTTTGCTGAAAAAGAGTGGTGAATCACAGGAGGCTCAGAGGATATCAAAACTGAACTGTCTTTCTGGGAGTTTACCAAACCAAAATGGCAGACTAATGAAAACGGAGATATCGTTCGAGGAGACCCACCACTTTGTGGATGGGACTGTtgcaaaaaaggaaaacaaaaattgGAGCAAAAGCTCTCATAATACAGAGAACTCAATGCCAGTAGTGTTACAGGAATATGACAACTCTGCAAGTTCTGATGCTACAAGTCACACCAATCCTAATGGACTGACTGTTTTGATGGTTAAGAACAAAATCTCTCTTCCCCCCAACTGTACAACCAAAGTGATGGGATTCAAGATGGTTGATGGCAAAAAACATTTAGTTCTCAAAGTAATACCAACAGCAAAGCAAGATTCATCCACTCAAAACCATACATTTGTTGAAGATGTGGGATCCTCGGCACCAAATCCTGTGTTGGAAAAAAGTAAAGTCTCTCATGAGAATGGGGAATGCTCACATAGCAAGAACTTAGCATCACATTGTTCTGCTCTTTCACCAAAAAGTGGATCTTGCACACAGATGACTCAAGACGATATTATGGCAGTAAAAGTGAAGCTTGAGGAGGAAGAAACCTCTGTTTGCAACCTTGATTCCACCCCACCTCGAGACGATGTTGGCGAGAAAACTAATCCTTTACTAGGTAGGTCTTCGACTTGTGCGGATACGCTATATCCCATGACAAATGAGATTGCTCATGGGGATGACCAGAGTCACCCAAGTCAAACAACCTGGTCCCAGAGAAGTAAGTTTGATAAGAACTCTGTCTCTGCAACATTTAACTCTGATGCAACCTGCCATAGTGGTTCTCAAATCAGTAATACTTCAATGTGTGCTGGTAAGGTCACTGCTCAGGACACATTGCATTCCAAACAAGTCTCCAAAGACACTATTGAAAACTGTGGGGCTGCAGATGAGTTATTGATGACTGATACAGTAACTGACAAACTCATTGACGAACACAAAGGGAACTCCTCCTTTAACACTATAGAAAATGATGACCAATCTTCTCAGAGTACTCAAAAAAACCCAGATCAGGTTAAAACTGATATTGAAcataaaaacaagcaaaatttaaaaaagctttcaACTAATCCAGCACCTCCATCAGAGTCATCCCTATCCACTTCAGGTAGCCGCAGAGAAAGTGCCATGGgagcagaaaactgcacacaAAATTCACCCAACCAAGAAGTATTTACTTTTCACAATTATTCCAAGGAAACATTTGGCACCTCCCCTAACACTACCCAAAACTTTGATAATATGTCTGAACATTCAGtagacaaagaaagtgtttgtgAATCATCCCAGTTTAGCTTGACATTGGCAGAGTCTCCAGAACCATTCACGGAAAGTGGCAATGGAGAAGACTCGAATCAAGAAAAGGTGTCGTATAGTGACATTGAGATTGATGCGTGCATCACTAGTGTTGATGATCCTGCCACTGAGGATGAGAATCCTGAGTCAGTGCTCCAAGACTTTAATATTATCAAAATTGAGGAGGAGAGCATTCCTATATCTAACAAACGGTCAgaaacaaagactggttcaacTTCTTTGGGCAGTTTTGTGGAGGAACATTCAGATGCAATCATTAATCAACAACTTCATAAGGAAAGAGTTGGATCTTCAAGTGCAAGTAATGAttcttcaaaacaaacaaaaacaactctACGAATTCTTCAATTGCCAGAGGGAAAGCAGTCGGTAGTCCTGAGAACTACTGAGAATCAATTTGCCATGCCGGTTCAGCTCAAGGCCACTCCAGGTTTTAAACTGATAACCAATTCTGGAAATCCTCAGATCAATGTATCTTATATGAAGTCAGGGTTAGAAAGATCAAGTAACCCTACTGGAGTAACCCTTACTCCAAACAGCAGGAGGATGGGTGTATCTGCACCAAAGGCAGGGGCTGCTGAAAAAGGGACAACACTTCTCTCTGCTGTTCAACCAGGTGTTGGCACCACCTCAAATCACTACCTTATCAACAGCCAAGGTTTTAAGGGTCCTGTACTCTTCTCAAGCACACCACATAATGCACCTACAGACAAAACGGCAAAGACACAGCCAACTTGCTATTTGGTACAGCGGTCTGTTCCATTTGTTCAAACCCCCAGTGCTCCTGGCCTCAGTCTGGCAAATACACAACTCCCACTGAACTCACGGCCAGTTCTGGCCGTGCCTGTGAGCTCTGCAGACAAACCCAGCACCCTGCAGACTGGTCGCCAGGCATTCTTGCTCCGATACATATCTCCACCCAAATCAGGCTTGAAATTGAACAACCAAGACACAAAGACTGGGACTCAGTGTAGCCGAACCAGTGAAGGTACTGGGAacaaagtcatttttaaaattgtCACTCCTACTGGTAGCCTTCTTACAAGTGGTGCTCCCACCTCAAGCAGTCAACCTTTGTTTTTGGCCACCAGACCTCAAACCCAGTGTTTTCTGGTGTCATCAAACAAAACTAATGCAAATTCCTCCAATGGAGTAAAGAAATTGATCACCATACAAAATACTGCACAGAAAGATGTCAAGGAATCTTGCATTTCACCATCTCAGATGAATGTCAAGGTACAATCGTGTGAAGCAGAGAAACCCATCCTAGCCCCAAGGCCGATTCGGCCTCCAAGCCAAAGGAAAAGGCGCAGGAAACCATTATTTGACGAGCTTCCATCGACGGTGCATAAAGCTAGAAGACTCTCAAATAAAGTACTGACTGAGAAAGAGACTACTGTGTTATGGAAGCCTGTAGCCAAAGAAGTTGAAAGAACACTAAGGCTTGCCCCATTCAGTTCTCTACAGCAGGTCAAATGCCCTCGTAGATACCAACCTGTAGTGGTGCTCAATCATCCAGATGCTGACATTCCCGAAGTGGCCAATGTCATGAAGGTAGTTAACCGGTACAAAGGTGCTGTTACTAAGGTTTCTCTATCTCAGAAAACTATCCAAGCTCTCTCTGAGCTCGGTACTCTATGGAAGAATTCCTCGACCAAAGGTGCATCGTCTCACAGCGATGATCCAAGACCCCGGCCAGTTCGGAGTTCTGTCCGAGAGCGATTCCTCCTGAAACTGAAGTTgaggaaaaaaagcaaaaaaaagtatGAGGTGGTGAAAAAACTGTCAGGTTGCAGTCAAGAGCCTGTGGTGTTTGACTGCTGGTTTTGTGGTCGGCTCTTCAACAGCCAAGAAGATTGGATTGGCCATGGACAGCGACACCTCATGGAGGCAACTAGAGACTGGAATAAACTGTTCTGA